One Candidatus Desulfatibia profunda DNA window includes the following coding sequences:
- a CDS encoding B12-binding domain-containing radical SAM protein, giving the protein MVDILLIQPPIRDFYLTVKRTIPYGLACIAAALLEEGFAVNIFDGLAVSKSRIIDLPAEMKYVREYYGKPDQSPFGLFYHYRHFGYSFEHIGQVARDSGAYLVGISALFTPYFQEALKVAEAVKKFHPECKIVLGGHHPTALPLSVMENHAIDFILRGEGEVSTPLLARALKTGTGLASIPGIVFRKPDGSIHVDNPAWIVNPDRFPLPAAHLLRQKFYQRKNKASAVITTSRGCPLKCTYCSLGASSDLPYRRRNVASVIKEIATAVTQYDAGFIDFEDENLSLDKKWFLNLLNQINVRFNGAGLEFRAMNGLLPSSLDDETVCAMQAVGFKSLNLSLGSASRDQLERFKRPDVRESFDRALQLAETYGLTAVGYVIVGAPYQNAQESLSDLFFLAARRVLAGISIFYPAPGSRDFELCKAANILPDTFSLMRSSTLPLSHTTTRTEAVTLLRLGRILNFMKYLKDLESAASGVSRRHASIRKPDDRLETGMKLLEMFLDDGKIRGITPDGEIFEHNISTELTRRFLGELKNIPIRGTW; this is encoded by the coding sequence GTGGTAGACATTCTGCTCATCCAGCCGCCGATCAGGGACTTTTATCTAACCGTCAAAAGAACCATCCCGTACGGGCTGGCCTGTATTGCTGCGGCCCTTTTGGAAGAAGGCTTTGCGGTAAACATCTTTGACGGACTCGCTGTTTCCAAATCCCGAATTATCGACCTGCCTGCAGAAATGAAATATGTCCGCGAATATTACGGCAAGCCGGACCAATCTCCTTTCGGGCTGTTTTATCATTATCGCCACTTTGGGTACAGCTTCGAACATATCGGGCAGGTTGCAAGGGATTCCGGGGCGTATCTGGTGGGAATTTCGGCCCTGTTTACACCCTATTTCCAGGAGGCTCTAAAAGTTGCCGAAGCTGTTAAAAAATTTCATCCGGAATGCAAAATCGTACTGGGCGGGCACCACCCCACGGCCCTGCCTCTTAGCGTCATGGAGAACCATGCAATCGATTTTATCCTCAGGGGAGAAGGCGAAGTATCCACGCCCTTGCTTGCCAGGGCCCTTAAAACCGGCACCGGCCTTGCTTCGATACCGGGCATCGTCTTTAGAAAGCCGGATGGAAGCATTCACGTCGATAACCCTGCCTGGATAGTGAATCCGGATCGATTTCCCCTGCCGGCAGCCCATCTTTTAAGGCAAAAGTTTTATCAAAGAAAAAACAAAGCCAGCGCGGTGATCACCACCAGCCGGGGCTGCCCCTTAAAATGCACTTACTGCAGCCTGGGAGCATCGTCCGATCTGCCCTACCGGCGCAGAAACGTGGCATCTGTGATTAAGGAGATTGCAACGGCCGTAACCCAATATGATGCCGGATTCATAGACTTTGAAGATGAAAATCTATCCCTGGATAAAAAATGGTTCCTGAACCTTTTAAATCAAATTAACGTACGGTTTAACGGCGCCGGCTTGGAATTTAGGGCCATGAACGGACTGTTGCCGTCGTCCCTGGATGACGAGACGGTTTGCGCCATGCAAGCTGTTGGATTTAAGTCCCTGAACCTTTCGCTGGGCTCGGCTTCCCGGGACCAGCTTGAACGTTTCAAGCGTCCCGATGTCCGGGAGTCCTTTGACCGCGCGCTTCAGCTTGCCGAAACATACGGCCTGACCGCCGTCGGCTACGTGATTGTCGGCGCACCCTATCAAAACGCGCAGGAATCTTTATCCGATCTTTTTTTCCTGGCCGCCAGAAGGGTTCTTGCCGGCATTTCCATTTTTTATCCGGCTCCGGGCAGCAGGGATTTTGAGCTGTGTAAGGCCGCCAACATCCTTCCCGACACATTTTCTCTGATGCGTTCCAGCACGCTGCCCTTATCCCACACCACCACCCGCACAGAAGCGGTGACGCTTCTCAGGCTCGGCAGAATCCTTAATTTCATGAAATATTTAAAGGATCTTGAGTCGGCCGCTTCCGGTGTTTCAAGGCGACATGCCAGCATCAGGAAACCGGACGATCGGCTCGAAACCGGCATGAAACTTCTTGAAATGTTTCTTGACGACGGCAAGATCAGAGGCATCACCCCGGATGGTGAGATTTTCGAACACAACATTTCAACCGAATTGACCCGCAGGTTTCTTGGAGAACTGAAAAATATCCCTATCCGGGGAACCTGGTAA
- a CDS encoding chemotaxis protein CheX, with the protein MDARLINPFINATLNVLETMAFTKSEAGKPYLKKDDVAQGDVSGIIGFTGEKNGTIAVTFDEACILKIVSNMFGEKMTKINNEIADAVGEITNMISGQARKELEEIGKKFIGAIPTVITGKNHKVNTMTKGPKIAIPFKTEAGNFIIEVCLES; encoded by the coding sequence ATGGATGCAAGGCTTATCAATCCATTTATCAATGCGACGCTGAATGTACTTGAAACCATGGCATTTACTAAATCTGAAGCCGGCAAGCCTTACCTCAAAAAAGACGATGTCGCCCAGGGAGATGTTTCCGGTATTATCGGGTTTACCGGCGAAAAAAATGGAACGATTGCCGTTACCTTTGATGAAGCCTGCATCCTGAAAATCGTTTCCAACATGTTTGGTGAAAAAATGACCAAAATCAATAATGAAATTGCCGATGCGGTTGGTGAAATAACCAATATGATCTCCGGTCAGGCCAGAAAAGAACTGGAGGAAATCGGCAAAAAATTTATTGGTGCCATCCCCACGGTGATTACCGGTAAGAACCATAAGGTTAACACGATGACCAAGGGTCCCAAAATTGCCATTCCTTTTAAAACCGAGGCCGGAAATTTTATAATCGAAGTATGTCTGGAAAGTTGA
- a CDS encoding chemotaxis response regulator CheY → MDLKMKVLIVDDFATMRRILRNILKQLGFTNITEADNGKAALKELKKEKFDLILCDWNMPEMPGIELLNTVRADDALKHIPFVMVTAEAQKDNIIEAVKAGVSSYIVKPFTAETVSEKLNKLFGR, encoded by the coding sequence ATGGATTTAAAAATGAAAGTGCTCATCGTTGATGATTTTGCCACCATGAGAAGAATTTTACGAAATATCCTCAAACAGCTCGGCTTTACAAATATCACTGAGGCCGATAACGGCAAGGCGGCCCTGAAAGAACTGAAAAAGGAAAAATTTGATCTGATACTGTGTGACTGGAACATGCCGGAAATGCCGGGCATAGAGCTGCTGAACACGGTCAGAGCCGATGACGCCTTAAAGCACATACCGTTTGTCATGGTTACGGCCGAAGCCCAGAAAGATAATATTATTGAAGCTGTCAAAGCAGGCGTAAGCAGTTATATTGTGAAACCGTTTACGGCCGAAACCGTGAGCGAGAAACTCAACAAATTATTTGGTCGTTAA
- a CDS encoding PAS domain S-box protein: MQDEGKTRKQLMKDLEELRQQVFELELLKKERKNVDDSLQKAHDKLERRVKKRTAELPKVNERLKYGIEERRQAELELKRTKEYLENVIDNSVDAIGIVDKHGEFILWNRRAAEIYGYKFDELAGKTAFDLYADSEQLDRMLARLRRDEVVREYEILMKKKDGNIVPMDISISLLKDDYGDTSGSVCVARDLSERKKAEIALKLAKEQLSRYSKDLERQVRERTREITSILRNTPAVVYIKNKDGCYRLVNARYEKLFGISDEEIRGKSDYDIFPKEIADQFRATDLQVFREKRPCQVEERIPQADGTHIYLSVKFPLYDGHGLANGICGISTDITELKSAQDQLRRLSGSIMAGQEKERASIARELHDELGQVLTALRMDAVWLRERLNRKDAKAAERASTMCDLIDATIDEVRGMALRLRPKILDDLGLIDALEWHTTDFEKRTGIVCIFRHDGVTRISDLVATAAYRIAQEALTNVARHSRATHADVTLRVEVEGGMLTLTVVDTGCGFETHKIADGECLGMAGMRERASLVGGNLEVRSQSGKGTCVCFRLPIDSNIGAAP, from the coding sequence ATGCAAGATGAAGGAAAGACAAGAAAGCAACTCATGAAAGATTTGGAGGAATTGCGCCAACAAGTCTTTGAACTGGAGTTGCTGAAAAAGGAGCGCAAGAACGTTGATGACTCTTTGCAGAAAGCTCACGATAAATTGGAACGACGGGTGAAAAAGCGTACCGCAGAATTGCCAAAGGTAAACGAACGACTTAAGTACGGCATTGAAGAGCGCAGACAGGCTGAACTTGAGCTCAAAAGGACCAAGGAGTATTTGGAGAATGTGATCGATAACTCCGTAGATGCAATCGGCATTGTCGATAAGCATGGGGAGTTTATCCTATGGAACAGGAGAGCCGCAGAAATTTATGGCTACAAATTTGATGAGCTGGCTGGTAAGACGGCCTTTGATCTGTATGCGGATTCTGAACAATTGGACAGAATGCTTGCCAGACTTCGTAGGGATGAGGTGGTGCGAGAATATGAAATTCTGATGAAAAAGAAGGACGGGAACATAGTTCCGATGGATATATCCATCAGTTTGTTAAAGGATGATTATGGCGACACCAGTGGCAGTGTATGTGTCGCCCGGGATCTCTCCGAAAGAAAAAAGGCCGAAATTGCCCTCAAACTCGCTAAAGAACAGCTAAGTCGCTACTCCAAGGATCTCGAGCGTCAGGTAAGAGAAAGAACAAGAGAGATAACCAGTATTCTCAGAAATACGCCCGCCGTGGTCTATATAAAAAACAAAGACGGATGTTACAGGTTGGTCAACGCACGGTACGAAAAGCTGTTTGGTATAAGTGATGAGGAAATCCGAGGCAAATCAGACTATGATATCTTTCCCAAGGAGATCGCCGACCAATTTCGAGCCACAGATCTGCAAGTATTTCGGGAAAAACGCCCCTGTCAGGTGGAGGAACGGATTCCTCAGGCAGATGGCACCCATATTTATCTTTCAGTCAAATTTCCCCTATATGACGGACATGGTTTAGCGAACGGTATCTGCGGCATCTCCACGGATATCACTGAACTCAAAAGCGCCCAAGATCAACTGAGGCGCCTCTCGGGCAGTATTATGGCCGGTCAGGAAAAAGAGCGCGCCTCCATTGCTCGTGAACTGCATGATGAACTGGGTCAGGTTCTTACCGCCCTCCGGATGGACGCAGTATGGCTGCGGGAAAGGTTAAACCGAAAAGATGCCAAAGCCGCGGAGCGAGCCTCAACAATGTGTGATCTGATTGACGCTACCATTGATGAGGTTCGAGGTATGGCCTTGAGACTGCGCCCGAAAATCCTGGATGATCTGGGACTTATTGATGCATTGGAATGGCACACCACTGATTTTGAGAAGCGCACGGGGATTGTTTGCATTTTCCGTCACGACGGTGTGACCCGAATAAGCGATCTGGTGGCGACAGCAGCATATCGTATAGCTCAGGAGGCCTTGACCAACGTTGCACGTCACTCTCGTGCCACCCATGCGGATGTTACCCTGCGAGTAGAAGTAGAAGGGGGTATGTTGACCCTGACGGTGGTGGATACCGGATGCGGCTTCGAAACCCATAAAATAGCGGACGGAGAGTGTTTGGGGATGGCAGGCATGCGCGAGCGAGCCAGCCTTGTTGGTGGTAATTTGGAAGTCAGATCCCAGTCGGGAAAGGGCACTTGCGTGTGCTTCAGGTTACCCATTGATAGCAATATCGGTGCAGCCCCATGA